A stretch of Pseudomonas sp. LS.1a DNA encodes these proteins:
- a CDS encoding glutamate 5-kinase yields MGLRDELQADLAQAFNTDLSDAVLAFTGEYMGPGAWDPVNETTTAQPVMYTGRGVLSRYEDSRIDNVNILVGDLRLTALANEVTDTPDVGHKITAPDLMDRSKQVVYLVKSVRSDPASATYRLQLRK; encoded by the coding sequence ATGGGACTTCGCGATGAACTGCAGGCCGACCTGGCCCAGGCGTTCAATACGGACCTGTCCGACGCGGTGCTGGCCTTCACCGGCGAATATATGGGGCCAGGTGCGTGGGATCCGGTTAACGAAACCACGACAGCCCAGCCAGTGATGTACACGGGCCGAGGCGTGCTGTCCCGCTACGAAGATAGCCGGATCGACAACGTGAACATCCTGGTCGGCGACCTACGCCTCACCGCGCTTGCCAACGAGGTTACCGATACCCCGGACGTTGGGCACAAAATCACCGCGCCCGACCTGATGGACCGTTCCAAGCAGGTGGTCTACCTGGTCAAATCAGTGCGCTCCGACCCGGCTTCAGCCACCTACCGATTGCAGCTGAGGAAGTAG
- a CDS encoding HeH/LEM domain-containing protein has translation MKLIKVKPWGEGQGDFVHINEEDFDPDFHELLDEAEKPKKAPTIDDIRAALTAKGIQFDEKAKKPELQKLLDDAAKADDLKAKLTEKGVDFAAAVTLEDLQKLLDEAV, from the coding sequence ATGAAACTGATCAAGGTGAAGCCGTGGGGCGAAGGGCAGGGCGACTTCGTGCACATCAACGAGGAAGACTTCGATCCGGACTTCCATGAGCTGCTGGACGAGGCCGAGAAGCCCAAGAAGGCCCCGACCATCGACGATATCCGCGCCGCGCTGACCGCGAAGGGCATTCAGTTCGATGAAAAGGCCAAGAAGCCTGAGCTTCAGAAGCTGCTCGATGACGCTGCCAAGGCTGACGACCTGAAGGCCAAGCTGACCGAGAAAGGCGTCGACTTCGCTGCCGCCGTCACCCTGGAAGACCTCCAGAAGCTGCTGGACGAGGCCGTGTAA